In one Candidatus Nanopelagicus limnes genomic region, the following are encoded:
- a CDS encoding PKD domain-containing protein, translated as MVIKRYQVILILLTLLPATMAAADNQCLDKTCVDVFTQDNQLIITAAKNGVKPTAAPSKKTVVKPKPVVSKKITPKPVSKPIVKKVVLKPKPKLAPVKKAATASLSDRLIKLLPIGDVNFQPDQDALVNMPVYFWTKTPQHFQAVVPILDLIVYVNLHSTFTWSFGDGKFITTTMQGGAYPLGLITHTYKSNDNYPVNLKITWRGTWSVNGVTTAISGNGITQSITRDISVINAVGRFTK; from the coding sequence GTGGTTATTAAGCGATACCAAGTAATTCTGATCCTCTTAACTCTTCTTCCTGCCACCATGGCAGCAGCTGATAATCAATGCCTGGACAAGACCTGTGTTGATGTTTTTACCCAAGATAATCAATTAATAATTACCGCTGCTAAAAATGGGGTGAAGCCAACTGCTGCGCCAAGTAAGAAGACGGTGGTAAAACCAAAGCCGGTGGTGAGTAAGAAGATCACTCCAAAACCAGTTAGTAAACCAATTGTTAAAAAGGTGGTGCTAAAACCAAAACCAAAGCTGGCGCCAGTTAAAAAGGCCGCTACTGCCTCCTTATCTGATCGACTAATCAAACTTCTACCAATTGGTGATGTTAATTTTCAACCAGATCAAGATGCGCTAGTTAATATGCCGGTTTACTTTTGGACTAAAACACCGCAACATTTTCAAGCGGTAGTTCCAATTCTTGATCTAATTGTTTATGTAAATCTACATTCAACCTTTACCTGGAGTTTTGGGGATGGCAAATTTATTACCACCACGATGCAGGGAGGGGCCTACCCACTTGGCTTAATCACTCACACCTATAAATCAAATGATAATTACCCAGTTAATTTAAAGATCACCTGGCGGGGCACCTGGTCGGTAAATGGTGTAACTACTGCGATCAGTGGCAATGGGATTACTCAAAGTATTACTAGAGATATTTCAGTTATTAATGCGGTGGGCAGATTTACTAAATAA
- a CDS encoding DUF4192 family protein translates to MTNNLLLDEELNKVSEINYEADDVLKQQRLGAIAVNQLVDAFTLSSHEQDFELIALVLIRLKDLQVRDYAMGLSTSENMDQQFNLWHWLMNLAPVGFIAPVACLFSATAYESGEADLAQIALDKAFADDLTYPLAILLRRVFFANWPPDSFAAMRAQLHPKICASLFGSSI, encoded by the coding sequence ATGACAAATAACCTATTACTAGATGAAGAATTAAATAAGGTAAGTGAAATAAATTATGAAGCAGATGATGTATTAAAGCAGCAACGATTAGGCGCTATAGCGGTAAATCAGTTGGTGGATGCTTTCACCCTTTCATCCCATGAGCAAGATTTTGAATTAATCGCACTTGTCTTAATTCGGCTTAAGGATTTGCAGGTTAGAGATTATGCGATGGGTTTGAGCACATCAGAAAATATGGATCAACAATTTAATCTCTGGCACTGGCTAATGAACTTAGCCCCCGTTGGTTTTATCGCACCAGTTGCTTGTTTATTTTCTGCCACAGCTTATGAATCTGGGGAAGCAGATTTAGCGCAGATAGCTTTAGATAAAGCATTTGCAGATGATCTAACCTATCCACTAGCAATCCTGCTGCGGCGGGTATTTTTCGCTAATTGGCCGCCAGACTCCTTTGCTGCGATGCGAGCCCAACTTCACCCCAAGATTTGTGCATCTCTTTTTGGGAGTAGTATTTAA
- a CDS encoding ATP-dependent DNA helicase: MSEYSKKVRSALDAAVTAIGGSPREGQIEMAEAVANALSDRHHLLVQAGTGTGKSLAYLVPALVHGKKVLVATATLALQRQLVERDLPKIKAALDKELKRDISFAIYKGVGNYICLQKMNNAPNDPEAQAVLEVSTLEGDAKRLRAWAQSPNATGDRDDAPDVDRRVWSANSVSGRECMGADECPSGSKCFAALAKAKAQTADIVVTNHTLLAIEIVDSHPILPERDAIVLDEAHEFMDRTTQAVTEEITAARVLRAANMARKHMPGKAGDALFKASEKFSKSLGEYADDLKADPTRAGRLDKLPATLEAPLRAVKEAVAAVTALISADAQIIDPNSMAERARVKGALNEISQTATKLLKPGHTHVLWFEPTYSTLYLAPLAVSDVLRGNLLTQTPVIATSATLTVGKSFDAIAKNIGFVIGSKNEAEDEEEVDEDDLKKKGAMDPANLQILDVGSPFDFANQGMLYLPKDLPEPGRDGPSIEALTELGELIQAAGGRTLALFSSWRGVEAADEHLRKVLAELKLPIITQRRGDSVGPLVDKFAKDEKSILLGTISLWQGIDVPGPACTLVAIDRIPFPRPDEPVLSARAAEADAAGGSGFMQISLPRAALLLAQGTGRLIRSLDDRGVVAILDSRIVNKRYGSILLNSMPPFWRTSDGAVIKEALRRLDAQYLGN, from the coding sequence GTGAGTGAGTATTCAAAAAAAGTAAGGAGTGCGCTAGATGCAGCTGTTACTGCAATTGGTGGCTCACCTCGGGAAGGCCAGATTGAGATGGCAGAGGCGGTTGCAAACGCCTTATCTGATCGCCACCACTTATTAGTTCAAGCTGGCACTGGCACTGGAAAGTCCCTCGCTTATTTAGTACCGGCCTTAGTCCATGGCAAAAAAGTATTGGTGGCAACTGCCACCTTGGCATTGCAGCGACAGTTAGTAGAACGTGATTTACCAAAGATAAAGGCAGCATTAGATAAAGAGTTAAAGCGAGATATCTCATTTGCAATCTATAAAGGAGTTGGTAATTACATCTGCTTGCAAAAAATGAATAACGCACCAAATGATCCAGAGGCCCAAGCAGTACTTGAAGTTTCAACATTAGAGGGGGATGCCAAAAGATTAAGGGCGTGGGCGCAATCACCAAATGCAACCGGGGATAGAGATGACGCGCCAGATGTTGATAGAAGAGTTTGGTCTGCAAACTCTGTTTCAGGGCGTGAGTGCATGGGGGCGGATGAATGTCCATCTGGATCAAAATGTTTTGCAGCCTTAGCAAAAGCAAAGGCGCAAACAGCAGATATTGTCGTTACAAACCACACTTTGCTTGCAATTGAGATTGTTGATTCACATCCAATATTGCCTGAGCGAGATGCAATTGTTTTAGATGAAGCACATGAGTTTATGGATCGCACAACCCAGGCGGTGACGGAGGAGATAACAGCGGCTAGGGTTTTAAGAGCTGCCAATATGGCAAGAAAACATATGCCTGGCAAAGCAGGGGACGCGCTCTTTAAAGCAAGTGAGAAATTTTCTAAATCCCTCGGTGAGTACGCAGATGATTTAAAAGCAGATCCAACTAGAGCTGGTCGATTAGATAAATTACCTGCCACTTTAGAAGCACCACTTAGGGCAGTGAAAGAGGCGGTGGCGGCAGTTACAGCGCTAATTTCTGCGGATGCTCAGATAATTGATCCAAACTCAATGGCAGAGCGAGCCCGAGTGAAGGGTGCGCTAAATGAGATTAGCCAAACTGCAACTAAATTATTAAAGCCAGGACATACCCATGTGCTTTGGTTTGAACCAACGTATTCAACTTTGTATTTAGCACCCTTAGCAGTCTCTGATGTGTTGCGTGGAAATTTACTAACTCAAACACCGGTAATTGCAACTAGTGCGACTTTAACTGTCGGCAAATCATTTGATGCAATTGCCAAAAATATTGGATTTGTAATTGGCAGTAAAAATGAGGCTGAAGATGAAGAGGAAGTAGATGAAGATGACCTTAAGAAAAAAGGTGCAATGGATCCAGCAAATCTGCAGATACTAGATGTTGGTTCACCCTTTGATTTTGCTAATCAAGGAATGCTTTATCTGCCAAAGGATTTACCAGAGCCAGGCAGAGATGGCCCATCAATTGAGGCGCTAACTGAGTTAGGGGAGTTAATCCAAGCAGCTGGGGGTAGAACTCTGGCTTTATTTTCTTCTTGGCGGGGAGTTGAAGCAGCGGACGAACATTTGCGAAAAGTATTAGCTGAGTTAAAACTGCCAATAATTACGCAAAGGCGAGGTGATTCAGTAGGGCCGTTGGTAGATAAGTTTGCAAAGGATGAAAAATCTATTTTGCTTGGCACAATCTCGTTATGGCAGGGAATAGATGTGCCAGGGCCTGCCTGCACATTAGTTGCAATCGATCGCATTCCTTTTCCTCGTCCTGATGAACCAGTTCTTTCTGCCAGAGCGGCTGAGGCAGATGCAGCCGGTGGTTCTGGCTTTATGCAGATTTCCCTCCCAAGGGCTGCCTTACTTCTTGCTCAAGGAACTGGTCGATTAATTAGATCCTTAGATGATCGCGGTGTGGTGGCAATATTAGATTCTCGAATTGTTAATAAACGATATGGCTCAATACTTTTAAACTCTATGCCACCATTTTGGCGAACTAGTGATGGCGCAGTTATAAAAGAGGCACTACGTAGATTAGATGCGCAGTACTTAGGTAATTAA
- a CDS encoding LysM peptidoglycan-binding domain-containing protein has protein sequence MKARQAKRLARTVSTISLLVVIGAGFSSISSASEKSGDQSEVKSKYVQVVVTPGESLWSIAALVAGQGDIASVVAEIVEVNALKSADVSAGSKLLVPVL, from the coding sequence ATGAAGGCAAGACAAGCCAAGCGATTGGCACGAACAGTTTCAACCATATCCTTATTAGTAGTAATTGGCGCTGGTTTTAGCTCTATTTCATCAGCCAGTGAAAAAAGCGGTGATCAAAGTGAAGTTAAAAGTAAGTATGTTCAAGTTGTTGTGACCCCTGGTGAGAGCCTTTGGTCGATCGCAGCATTAGTGGCAGGTCAAGGTGATATCGCCTCAGTGGTGGCTGAGATCGTTGAGGTCAATGCACTAAAGAGCGCCGATGTGAGCGCGGGCAGTAAGTTGTTAGTTCCAGTTTTATAA
- the nrdR gene encoding transcriptional regulator NrdR, whose amino-acid sequence MICPFCRFEDSRVIDSRPTDEGNQIRRRRECTSCGKRFNTAESSILLVIKRSGATEPFSREKVINGVRKACQGRPVNDDDLALLAQRVEEFLRSDGVAEVEAQEVGMAVLAPLRELDEVAYLRYASVYRSFSSLEDFEGEIALLRAEPSRNSKALKVSQPARVN is encoded by the coding sequence GTGATCTGTCCATTCTGTCGTTTTGAAGACTCCAGAGTGATTGACTCACGTCCAACTGATGAGGGCAATCAGATCCGCAGAAGGCGCGAATGCACCAGCTGTGGCAAACGGTTTAACACCGCTGAGAGCTCCATTCTTCTAGTCATCAAACGATCAGGTGCTACTGAGCCTTTCTCTCGCGAGAAGGTAATCAATGGTGTGCGCAAGGCATGCCAAGGCAGACCAGTTAATGATGATGATTTAGCACTGCTTGCCCAAAGAGTTGAAGAGTTTCTTCGCTCCGATGGTGTGGCAGAGGTTGAGGCCCAAGAGGTTGGAATGGCAGTACTAGCGCCACTCCGAGAACTCGATGAGGTCGCCTACCTACGATATGCCTCGGTATACCGTAGTTTTTCCTCCCTAGAAGATTTTGAAGGTGAGATCGCACTTCTCCGTGCCGAACCTTCCAGAAATTCAAAAGCATTAAAAGTTTCCCAACCAGCACGAGTTAATTAA
- a CDS encoding vitamin B12-dependent ribonucleotide reductase: protein MSIVNKPAAVKTGTGKGLTIERIYTTAGVHPYDTVKWERRDVVQTNWKSGEVIFEQKGVEYPEFWSVNASTIVTTKYFRGALGAENREWSLKQVIDRVVLTYTKAGREHGYFATPADAEIFEHELTHMLMHQIFSYNSPVWFNVGTNAPQQVSACFILSVDDTMESILNWYKEEGFIFKGGSGAGLNLSRIRSSKELLKSGGTASGPVSFMRGADSSAGTIKSGGATRRAAKMVVLDVDHPDIEEFIETKVREEDKIRALRDAGFDMDLGGKDIVSVQYQNANNSVRVSDAFMRAYEAGDSFGLTARSTGEVVESVDAKQLFRKMAEAAWACADPGIQYDDTINEWHTNPETGRINASNPCSEYMSLDNSSCNLASLNLMKFLKADGSFDVKNFVKVTELVITSMDISICFADFPTAPIGETTRNFRQLGIGYANLGALLMASGLAYDSDGGRALAGAITSLLTGVSYRRGAELAGIVGAYNGYARNAAAHTRVMRKHQNATDSAKSVSTLDKDVWTEAIKQWSTGNALGEKNGWRNAQASVLAPTGTIGLMMDCDTTGIEPDLALVKFKKMVGGGSMQIVNQTVPLALKKLGYTDETIEAIVAFIAENGNIIDAPGLKPEHYSVFDCAMGVRSISAMGHVHMMAACQPFLSGAISKTVNLPADATVAEIEEVYYQGWKLGLKALAVYRDNCKVGQPLSDSKGKKDEATTTEVAHNAVRKRLPKTRPAQTTSFAVGGAEGYMTSGAYADGALAEVFLKLGKQGSTLAGVMDAFSIAVSIGLQYGVPLETFVEKFANQRFEPAGMTDDADIRMAQSVMDYIFRRLALDYLPFESRSALGIHSAAERARALESGEYTADEKSAAITAPVKKTESKKQEVKIEKAPVDNSTVGSSMELFEKMAGVKSDAPLCMTCGVKMRMAGSCFVCEGCGNTSGCS, encoded by the coding sequence ATGTCTATAGTAAATAAGCCAGCAGCGGTTAAGACCGGCACTGGAAAAGGTTTAACAATCGAACGTATCTATACAACCGCTGGAGTTCACCCATATGACACAGTCAAGTGGGAAAGGCGTGATGTTGTTCAGACCAACTGGAAATCTGGCGAGGTTATCTTTGAACAAAAAGGTGTTGAATACCCTGAGTTCTGGTCAGTAAATGCCTCCACAATTGTTACCACCAAATACTTCCGTGGCGCGTTGGGAGCAGAAAATCGTGAGTGGTCACTAAAGCAGGTAATTGATCGCGTAGTTTTAACATATACAAAAGCTGGTAGAGAGCATGGCTACTTTGCAACTCCAGCGGACGCTGAAATTTTTGAACATGAATTAACCCATATGCTGATGCACCAAATCTTTTCTTACAACTCACCAGTGTGGTTTAACGTGGGAACGAATGCTCCACAGCAAGTATCAGCATGTTTCATCCTCTCAGTGGATGACACAATGGAATCAATTCTTAATTGGTATAAAGAAGAGGGCTTTATCTTCAAAGGTGGATCAGGTGCTGGTCTAAATCTTTCAAGAATTCGCTCATCAAAGGAGCTTTTAAAATCAGGTGGCACAGCCTCTGGCCCAGTTTCATTTATGAGAGGCGCTGACTCATCCGCTGGCACAATCAAATCAGGTGGTGCAACACGTCGCGCTGCGAAGATGGTTGTTCTAGATGTTGATCATCCAGATATCGAAGAATTTATTGAGACCAAGGTTCGTGAAGAGGACAAGATCCGCGCCCTTAGAGACGCCGGCTTTGATATGGATTTGGGCGGAAAAGATATCGTTTCAGTTCAATACCAAAATGCTAATAACTCAGTTCGAGTATCCGATGCGTTCATGAGAGCTTATGAAGCAGGAGATTCATTTGGTTTAACTGCTCGCTCAACTGGTGAGGTTGTGGAGAGCGTTGATGCTAAACAATTATTTAGAAAGATGGCAGAGGCTGCTTGGGCATGCGCGGATCCTGGCATTCAATACGATGACACCATCAATGAGTGGCACACAAACCCAGAGACTGGCCGCATCAACGCATCTAACCCATGCTCTGAGTACATGTCACTAGATAACTCATCATGTAACTTGGCATCTTTGAACTTAATGAAGTTCTTAAAAGCTGATGGTTCATTTGATGTTAAAAACTTTGTGAAGGTAACTGAGTTAGTAATTACCTCAATGGATATCTCAATCTGTTTCGCAGATTTCCCAACCGCCCCAATTGGTGAGACCACAAGAAACTTCCGCCAATTAGGAATTGGTTATGCAAACCTCGGCGCGCTACTTATGGCATCAGGTCTTGCATATGACTCAGATGGCGGACGCGCCCTTGCTGGTGCGATCACATCACTATTAACTGGTGTTTCATACCGCAGAGGCGCAGAGCTAGCCGGCATCGTTGGTGCATACAACGGTTATGCCAGAAATGCTGCCGCGCACACCCGAGTAATGCGCAAACACCAAAATGCAACTGATTCAGCGAAATCAGTTTCAACTCTTGATAAAGATGTTTGGACTGAAGCAATCAAGCAATGGTCAACTGGTAACGCACTGGGTGAGAAAAATGGCTGGCGCAACGCGCAAGCATCCGTTCTAGCACCAACTGGAACTATCGGTTTGATGATGGATTGCGATACAACAGGTATTGAGCCAGATCTAGCCCTTGTTAAGTTTAAGAAGATGGTTGGCGGAGGTTCAATGCAGATTGTGAACCAGACTGTGCCACTAGCACTTAAAAAACTTGGCTACACAGATGAGACTATTGAAGCAATCGTTGCTTTCATTGCTGAAAATGGAAACATAATTGACGCACCTGGCTTAAAGCCAGAGCATTACTCAGTCTTTGATTGCGCAATGGGCGTTCGCTCAATTAGCGCAATGGGACATGTTCACATGATGGCAGCCTGCCAACCATTCCTATCTGGTGCGATTTCAAAGACAGTTAACTTGCCGGCCGATGCCACAGTGGCTGAGATCGAAGAGGTTTACTACCAAGGTTGGAAGCTAGGTCTTAAGGCATTGGCCGTATACCGTGATAATTGCAAAGTAGGACAACCTCTATCTGATTCAAAGGGTAAAAAAGATGAGGCAACCACAACTGAAGTTGCACACAACGCAGTAAGAAAGCGTTTGCCAAAGACACGTCCTGCGCAAACAACATCATTTGCAGTGGGCGGCGCAGAGGGTTATATGACCAGCGGTGCGTACGCAGATGGCGCTCTAGCTGAAGTATTCCTAAAGCTTGGCAAGCAGGGTTCAACTCTTGCCGGTGTAATGGATGCCTTCTCAATTGCAGTATCAATTGGATTGCAATACGGCGTTCCACTAGAAACATTTGTGGAAAAATTTGCTAACCAAAGATTTGAACCAGCTGGTATGACTGATGATGCTGATATCAGAATGGCGCAATCAGTAATGGATTACATCTTCCGACGTCTTGCCCTTGATTACCTACCATTTGAGTCACGTTCAGCACTTGGTATTCACTCAGCGGCAGAGCGCGCTCGCGCCCTTGAAAGTGGTGAGTACACAGCGGATGAAAAATCTGCTGCAATCACAGCTCCAGTAAAAAAAACTGAAAGCAAAAAACAAGAGGTAAAGATTGAGAAAGCTCCAGTTGATAACTCAACTGTTGGCTCATCAATGGAGCTCTTTGAGAAGATGGCAGGCGTTAAATCTGATGCACCACTTTGCATGACATGTGGTGTGAAGATGAGAATGGCTGGCTCATGCTTCGTCTGTGAAGGTTGCGGAAACACCTCAGGTTGCTCCTGA
- a CDS encoding rhamnulokinase, producing MLHAAIDLGGSSGRVTVGELVNEKIVLTELHRFKHEPIQSNDGLFWDWQFILDQIKIGLNKACEMGQVETLGVDSWAVDYGLLDAKGELLAPPHCYRDGRTDGVMAKLKNELGVDYIYGKTGIQFIFFNTMYQLFVEKNSSIYGRADKFLMVPDLINYLLCGSISTEITNASTTQLLNVHTQDWDWELIEKLGIKKSLFAKINKPGEQVGQVVGHGKLDSIKVISVGSHDTASAVAGAPLGEDGLTAYISSGTWSLVGLELTKPVTDKKAMEFNITNEMGVADRIRFIKNVAGMWLLEESLDYWASKGEHYTAAELAKAAAELPKAAVIDANDPIFEKPGAMPERIAMLCEKSNQIVPQSPAAYARCIFDSLADAYVKVLAQLQSAAGVKINAINIVGGGSANRLLNQLTADATGVPVYAGPSEATVLGSILVQMQSVGLINSLAQGRSIIKNSITQVVFTPKK from the coding sequence TTGCTACACGCAGCGATTGATTTAGGTGGCTCATCAGGGCGGGTGACCGTTGGTGAGTTAGTTAATGAAAAAATAGTTCTAACTGAGCTGCACCGATTTAAACATGAGCCAATTCAAAGCAATGATGGCTTATTTTGGGATTGGCAATTTATATTAGATCAAATAAAAATTGGTCTGAATAAGGCATGTGAAATGGGTCAGGTAGAAACCCTAGGTGTTGATAGCTGGGCAGTTGATTATGGATTACTTGATGCAAAGGGTGAGCTACTAGCCCCACCTCATTGCTATCGAGATGGGCGAACCGATGGCGTAATGGCAAAGCTTAAAAATGAGCTAGGTGTTGATTACATCTACGGCAAAACTGGAATTCAATTTATCTTCTTCAACACTATGTATCAATTATTTGTTGAGAAAAACTCATCAATATATGGGCGTGCGGATAAGTTTTTAATGGTGCCAGATCTAATTAACTACCTACTTTGTGGCTCAATTAGTACAGAGATCACTAACGCCTCCACCACGCAATTGCTTAATGTTCACACCCAGGATTGGGATTGGGAGTTGATTGAAAAACTTGGAATAAAAAAGAGCTTATTTGCCAAGATAAACAAGCCAGGTGAGCAAGTAGGTCAGGTGGTCGGGCATGGAAAATTAGATTCAATCAAGGTGATCTCAGTTGGCTCACACGACACAGCGAGCGCTGTAGCTGGCGCCCCCCTTGGTGAGGATGGCTTAACTGCCTATATCTCAAGTGGTACTTGGTCTTTAGTTGGGCTTGAGTTAACAAAGCCAGTTACTGATAAAAAGGCGATGGAATTTAATATCACCAATGAGATGGGCGTTGCTGATCGGATTAGATTTATTAAAAATGTGGCTGGCATGTGGTTATTAGAGGAATCTTTAGATTACTGGGCAAGTAAGGGTGAGCATTACACCGCAGCCGAGCTAGCAAAGGCGGCAGCAGAGCTACCAAAGGCAGCGGTAATTGATGCCAATGATCCAATCTTTGAAAAGCCAGGGGCGATGCCAGAGCGAATTGCGATGCTCTGTGAAAAAAGTAATCAGATAGTTCCACAATCACCGGCAGCCTATGCCAGATGCATCTTTGATTCATTAGCGGATGCCTATGTGAAGGTATTAGCACAATTACAAAGTGCGGCTGGGGTGAAGATAAATGCAATTAATATTGTGGGCGGTGGCAGTGCTAATAGATTATTAAATCAATTAACCGCTGATGCCACAGGAGTTCCTGTTTATGCAGGCCCATCTGAGGCAACAGTTCTTGGAAGTATTTTGGTGCAGATGCAATCTGTTGGATTGATTAACTCTTTAGCTCAAGGAAGATCGATTATTAAAAACTCAATTACCCAAGTGGTATTTACACCAAAAAAATAG
- the lexA gene encoding transcriptional repressor LexA — MAKKNVSELPDGPTDDHGLTPRQLKILSVIKKAVEDQGYPPSMREIGQKAGLSSTASVTYQLQILEEKGWIRRDASRGRAIEITLPGEDGGAAPQGKTRLIPLVGKIAAGNPILAEQLVEEVLPLPESLVGKGELFMLQVKGDSMIDLAICDGDYVVIRSQKSAEKGEIVAAMIDGEATVKTWSKKDGHFWLLPANDDFLPIPADDAQILGKVTAVLRSV; from the coding sequence ATGGCAAAAAAGAACGTATCTGAGCTACCTGATGGTCCAACCGATGATCATGGACTGACCCCGCGGCAGCTAAAGATTTTGTCGGTAATTAAAAAAGCAGTTGAGGATCAGGGTTACCCACCCTCTATGCGCGAGATTGGCCAAAAAGCCGGCCTATCCTCCACCGCATCCGTCACCTACCAACTGCAGATCCTTGAAGAAAAGGGCTGGATCCGCCGGGATGCCTCCCGAGGAAGGGCCATTGAGATCACCTTGCCAGGTGAGGATGGCGGGGCCGCCCCACAAGGAAAGACTCGTCTAATTCCTTTGGTTGGAAAGATCGCAGCTGGAAATCCAATTTTGGCAGAGCAGTTAGTCGAAGAGGTATTACCACTTCCTGAATCCCTAGTTGGTAAGGGTGAATTATTTATGTTGCAGGTAAAAGGTGATTCCATGATTGATCTTGCAATCTGTGATGGTGATTATGTTGTGATCCGCTCCCAAAAGAGCGCGGAAAAAGGTGAGATTGTGGCAGCGATGATTGATGGTGAAGCAACTGTTAAAACTTGGTCTAAAAAAGATGGCCACTTTTGGTTACTTCCTGCAAATGATGATTTTCTACCTATCCCAGCGGACGACGCACAGATTCTGGGCAAGGTAACTGCTGTTCTTCGCAGCGTTTAA
- a CDS encoding NUDIX hydrolase: MAHRDGDGWITCGCGGKHWGLHGAAGLLLVRGKTILMQHRAPWVHNGDTWGIPGGARDSHESPIEAAIREAHEEVGISGDQLSTGEIFTDDHGVWAYHTVIASAHDDLVAHEANDESKEVAWIDIDQVVNKNLHPSFANTWPQLLAKLKA; the protein is encoded by the coding sequence ATGGCACACCGTGATGGCGATGGATGGATTACGTGTGGTTGTGGTGGCAAACATTGGGGCTTACATGGCGCAGCAGGATTACTGTTAGTAAGAGGAAAAACAATTTTGATGCAACACCGAGCGCCTTGGGTTCACAATGGTGACACTTGGGGAATTCCAGGAGGAGCCCGTGACTCACATGAGAGTCCAATTGAGGCAGCAATTAGAGAGGCTCATGAAGAGGTTGGCATAAGTGGTGATCAACTAAGTACTGGTGAGATATTTACCGATGATCACGGAGTGTGGGCATATCACACCGTAATTGCTAGCGCACATGATGATTTAGTTGCCCATGAGGCAAATGATGAATCTAAAGAGGTCGCATGGATTGATATTGATCAGGTTGTGAATAAAAACTTACACCCAAGCTTTGCAAATACTTGGCCGCAATTGCTGGCTAAATTAAAAGCTTAA